A region from the Osmerus eperlanus chromosome 11, fOsmEpe2.1, whole genome shotgun sequence genome encodes:
- the LOC134029278 gene encoding coagulation factor IX has protein sequence MLLSEGWLPTVMLLSLFGSLLESKVFLEHNNAVQLLRVRRPRANSFLEEIMPGNLERECYEETCSQEEAAEIFQTREKTMEFWYRYKNLNPCSYNPCLNGGICTVDRNGYLCLCPPRYDGKICSIEVFECQYQNGGCLHYCTNQERTSGVLCGCAQGYQLDEDGKGCSKAVPFPCGKKQSVSHRRRSLLDDSQDVASTSPSPSVSPLLNSYGNLTVEGNWTVEGNWTVEGNWTVEGNSTSPEMNSGQWAENSTEVLDDVGEDTRIVGGQLEKQGGSPWQVMIRRKDGYGFCGGTLISQRWVISAAHCFSDIVPDHVILGDYDKQRSDKNEQMIMVEKLVVHPHFHVYTFDSDLALVYLANPVVLSAIAIPACLPNNHLAKELDKEDIRGVVTGWGATQFLGRSSRFLRKVVLPLVDQKKCVLSTEQVVTDNMFCAGFLEAKLDACSGDSGGPFMVNFRGTWFLTGVVSWGEKCAAKGKYGVYTRLGNYLHWIQDTIEMQEQISSQT, from the exons ATGTTGCTGTCAGAAGGTTGGCTCCCAACAGTTATGCTTTTGAGCCTTTTTGGCTCACTGCTAGAATCAAAAG TGTTCCTTGAGCACAATAATGCAGTGCAGCTGCTCCGAGTGCGTCGGCCGAGGGCCAACTCATTCCTGGAAGAGATAATGCCAGGAAACCTGGAGCGGGAGTGTTATGAAGAGACCTGTTCCCAGGAGGAGGCGGCTGAGATCTTTCAGACCAGAGAGAAGACG ATGGAGTTTTGGTACAGGTATAAGA ATCTAAACCCTTGCTCCTACAACCCTTGTCTCAATGGTGGAATCTGCACTGTGGATCGAAATGGATACCTCTGCTTGTGCCCCCCACGATATGATGGCAAGATTTGTTCCATAG aggtgtttgagtgtcagtaTCAAAATGGTGGCTGCCTGCATTACTGTACCAACCAGGAACGCACGTCCGGTGTCCTGTGTGGCTGTGCCCAGGGCTACCAGCTCGACGAGGATGGCAAGGGCTGCTCTAAAGCAG TGCCGTTCCCGTGTGGTAAGAAGCAGAGTGTGTCCCATCGTCGTCGGTCTCTGTTGGACGACTCCCAGGACGTTGCCTCAacgtcaccctcaccctcagtcTCACCCCTTCTTAATTCTTATGGAAACTTGACTGTGGAGGGAAACTGGACTGTGGAGGGGAACTGGACTGTGGAGGGAAACTGGACTGTGGAGGGAAACTCCACCTCCCCAGAAATGAACTCCGGCCAGTGGGCCGAGAACAGCACAGAAGTCCTGGACGATGTTGGCGAAGACACTCGTATAGTGGGCGGTCAGCTGGAGAAGCAGGGGGGGAGTCCGTGGCAG GTGATGATCCGGAGAAAGGATGGGTATGGGTTCTGTGGTGGAACCCTGATAAGCCAGCGCTGGGTCATCAGCGCTGCACACTGTTTCTCAGACATAGTTCCTGACCATGTGATCCTAG GAGACTATGACAAGCAACGGTCCGATAAAAACGAACAGATGATCATGGTGGAAAAGCTGGTGGTTCACCCTCACTTCCATGTGTACACCTTCGACAGTGACCTTGCTCTGGTCTACCTCGCCAATCCAGTGGTCCTGAGCGCAATCGCCATCCCTGCCTGCCTTCCCAACAATCACCTGGCTAAAGAGCTGGATAAGGAGGACATCCGGGGCGTGGTGACGGGCTGGGGAGCCACTCAGTTCCTGGGCCGCTCCTCTCGCTTCCTAAGGAAGGTGGTTCTCCCCCTGGTGGATCAGAAAAAGTGTGTCCTCTCTACGGAGCAGGTGGTAACTGACAACATGTTTTGCGCCGGATTCTTGGAGGCCAAGCTGGACGCCTGCAGCGGGGACAGCGGCGGCCCATTTATGGTCAACTTCAGAGGGACATGGTTTCTGACTGGAGTAGTGAGCTGGGGTGAAAAGTGTGCTGCTAAGGGTAAATATGGCGTTTATACCAGACTAGGTAACTACCTGCACTGGATCCAAGACACTATAGAGATGCAGGAGCAGATCAGCAGCCAGACCTGA